The sequence CAACGAGAAGTTCTGATGGCGAAAGTCACGGCGACGGCATCTCCTACCCGGAGGCTGACGTTTCGAGTGCGCCGGGAGTATAGCGCCGTCCTTTGCGTCTCCATGGATCGAGGGGGCCGTGGCAGCGGCCTCCCCGGGTCACGAAAACCTTGGCGAGTGAACCGCGAGGCGGAGAGCGCGACTGGCAGTAGGAGTTCACCGCCTCGCGGTTCCTCGACCAGATCCTACGGAGCCACCGCCATGACCGTCACAGATCCACCCATCGGACCGCGCGCCCTGTGGAACGACTGGGTGCACTTCGTTCTACCGTGCCCGTGCCTGGGTTGCGGCCGGCCGCTGGCCGCGCCGGCCCCGCGGCTGATGCTCTGTCGCCCCTGCCGGGGGCGCCTGAGTCCCCGGCGCGGACCGAGCTGCCGGCGCTGCGCCCGGCCGCTGGCGGATCCGGAACTCGCAACCTGCACCGCCTGCATCGTCCGGACGCCGGAGCTGGATCGCCTGTGGATCCCCTGGCGCTACCTGCCGCCCCTGGACAGCGTGGTGCAGGCTCTCAAGTTCCGCCGCCTGGAGCACCTGGGAGGGGACCTCGCCCTCGGCGCGCTGGAGGAAATCGGGCCGCGGCGCCTGGCGGAAAGGCTGAAGGGAAGAACAGGCCCGCCGATCGAGTGGGTGGTCCCGATTCCGCTCCATTGGCGACGGCGCCTCCAGCGCGGCTACAACCAGGCGGAGGCCATCGCCCGGCCCCTCGCCGAACGCCTGGAACTGCCGCTGATCCGCGCCCTACGCCGTCCCCGGGCCACGCCGCCGCAAACCGGCCTCGGCCGCCGGGAGCGCCTACGCAATCCCCGCCGATCTTTTCGGCTGTCGGCGACGTATCAACAAAAACTGTCCGGCGAGGGCGTGCTTCTGGTGGACGATGTGTTGACCACCGGCGCCACCCTGCGGGCAGCGGCGCAATGCCTTCGGCAGGGCGGCGTTCGGCGGGTCGAAGGGTTTGTCATCGCCCGCAGTCCGGAGGAGCAGGCCACAGCCGGGAGCGAATTGACTGGAGGCCCACCGGGACCTATACTTCAAAGCCTGTAGGCATGTCGAGAACCAGCTTCATGAGACGACCAGCGCACATCCCAGCCCTCGCCGCGGCCCTCCTTGGGGCCCTCGCCGGTTTGCCGGCGGTGTCGGTGCTGGCGGCGCCTCCGGCCGCGGACGGCGCGCCGGCGTCTCGGGTGACCCGCCCCGCGGCCAGCGTGCCGGGGATTGGCGGGCGGGTGCTCGGAACCAAGGCACCGCTGGCGGCCGCCACGGTCTACGCCTACCAGCTCACCGATTCAAGCTTCCACAAGGTCTCGACGGACGCGGACGGGCGGTTCTTGTTCGAGTCCGTGCCGGCGGGCCTCTACAAGATCATCGCCCACAAGCCCGGCTTCTTGCCGGGAGTGCTCAAGGTCAAGCGCATCACCGCCGAGATGGACCAGTTCCTGGAATTGCGTCTGGCGGAGATGAAGTCGGACTTCAGCGAACCGGCCTCGGGCTTCTGGGCCGCTCGGGCGGGGGTGCCGTCGGACATCCTGCGCGAGATCGAGATCGCCACGATCGCCGCCGAGACGCGACGCGCCGCCAGGGAGGGGGCCGCTGCCTTCCAGGTAGCCTCCGCCCTGCCGCCGCGCTTTGAAACGCGCATGGCCGTGCGCTCCGGAGTGGACGAGATCGCCGCCGGCGGCGACAGCCAGGTGATGGGCGGCCAGGTGGACATCGCCGGCCGCGTCGGCGAGATGCGCCTCGGCCTGGCCGGCGACTTCATGCAGCTCGAACCGACGGCGGTGTCGGCGAGCGAGGCGGGGTCGTCGACGGTCGGCGAGATGAGCGCCCTGTCGCTGGTGATGTCGAGCGGCGAAGGCATGCGCGTGGCGGTGACGTCGCGCAACAACCGGATGGAAGGAGACGGCCTGCCGGTCGACCTGGAGCACTACCGGGTGAGCGTGTCGAGCGACATCGGCGACAAGGGCCGGTCGAACGTCACCGCCGGCTACACCAGCGAGAGCAACTTCCATCGCCAGGGCTGGACCGACCCGATCTCCGTGCCGGACGCATCGCGCTCCTGGCACCTCGCCGGCTTCTACGAAACGGACCTGACGGAGCGGTCGACCCTGCACACCGGCGTGCGCTACCGCGAGCTGGAAGCGAACTCCCTCAGCGTGGACGGACGCCTCGGCACCGCGCCGGCCTTCGCCCACGAGCGCTTCGACGTGTTCGGCCTCGGCTCGCAGCGCTTCATGCCGACGCTGCTGGTCAAGTACGGCATCTACGCATCGATGGTCAACGGCGCCATGTCGCTGATTCCGCAGGGCGGCGTGGTGGTGCAGCTCGCGCCGGCCTGGCAGGCTTCGGCCTTGATCAGCCAGAAGGTTGACGACGGCGGCACCCAGCCGGAGGTTCTGGGCTTCGTACCCACTTATTTCGGCGAGACCGGCGGCTGCGACCAGAACCTCCAGTCTTGCTACCAGTTGACCGTCAGCCACTTGAAGAACGACGACGAGACGCTCTCCCTCGGCGCGGTGCACCGCGAGTACGACGAGATCGAGAAGCTCTACTTCGACGAAGACTTCTTCAACCGCTTCGAGAGCCTCTACCTGGTACCCGGCGACGAGCTGCCGGAAGTGCAGTTCGCGATCAGCCGGCGGCTCTCCCCCAACATCCTCACGCGCCTCGAATCGAGCGTTGCGCAGGGTGGCGGCGGGGTGTTCCAGGCGGGCAACGAGACGTCCTGGGAGAACGATGTCGAGTACGTGGTGACCTCTCTCGACACGCAGTTCCAGGCCACCGCCACCGGCGTGTACCTGGCCTTCCACCAGCTCCGTCAGAACCTGGAAGCCATCTCGGCGTCGCAGCTCTCGAATGCCGAGGCTTACGAGGTCGAGCGCCTACAGGTCCGGCTGACCCAGGACCTCAACTTCCTCCGCGCTCTGGCGGCGGATTGGGCGCTCAACCTGAATATGGAGTTGAGCCGCGGGACCTCCCCCTACGTCACCGCGCAGCAGGAAGACGACGTCCGCAAGCGCCTCCTCGGCGGTATCGCGGTCTCGTTCTAGCAGGTTGCTGAAAAGGCCTTCGGCCATGTTCTTTCAGCTGCCCTGCTAGATTTCTTTCCTAGGGGGGCTGTCCGCCCCCCTCGCCCGAAATGCACAGCAATTTCGGGCTCACCCCCATCTCGGCGGCTGACGCCGCCGCCTCGCCCTTCGGGCTCGGAGCCAGTCAAGCCCCCCCCCCAACAACTATGGGGGATTTTCGGCCACCACATTGGATTGAATCCAATCTCTTGGATATGATCCATGAGAATGGATAGATGGCCCAAAAATCCTTGTCTCATGCCGGTTTCGGGCCGTTTTCAAAATTTTGATCGGTGGCACGAAAAGTGCTCTGTAATTTCACGAAGGCTGTAGGCCCTAAAGGTGGAGCTGACCGCCGCGCCGAAAGCCACGAAACGGAGCCATGACCACGACACGCACCCGCCGCACCTTGATCCTCACCATCGCCCTCTCGCTGGCGGCGGTGGTGGCGGTGCTCGGTACGTTGAGCGTGCAGCTCAAGGTCGCCTCCTTCCAGCCGACGGGCGTGGAGGCGGTGGATCGCGGCGGGATTCTCGGCGTCGTCCAGGCGGCGCCCGGCACCGGCCTGGAGCAAGGCGACCTGATCGTCGGGGTGGGCGCGGAGGAAACCACCCCCGGCCAGCTCGACGAGTTGCGCAATCTCCTGCGCTCGGCGGCTTCGACGCCGGTGCAGGTGCAGCGCGGCGAAGAGATCGTCCAGGTTCGCTACCAGCGGCCGGCTCTCCGCATCGACTTCCCGTACATGGTGCTGGCGCTCATCGGCATCGCCTATCTGCTGATCGGCCTCTACACGCTGCTGCGGGATACGCGCCGGCGCACCGGCTTGTTCTTCCTCTGGTGCCTGGTTTCGGCGGCCTTCTTCTGGATTACCCCGGGCGTGTTGTCGGCCACCCCTGGCGGCACCGAGCAGGCGCTGTTCCTGGCGGACCAGATCGCCCGTCTGCTGCTGCCGGCGCTGACTCTGCACCTGTTCCTGGTGTTCCCGACCACTCTGGGCTCGAACCGGAGCGGTGAGGCTTCGGGCGTTGCCCGACTGAGCCGCTGGCTCCCATTCCTGTACCTGCCGGCAGCGGTGCAGATGCTGCTCTACGGCGATCTGTTCTTCGCCGGCGGCCGGCTGTTCTTCGGCGGCGACTTGAGCGGCGCCTTCGCTCGCCTCGACCGCCTGGAGACGCTCTCCTGGGTGCTCTTCTCGCTCGCCGCCGCCGCGGCGCTGCTGTGGCGGCTCCGGCGGGAGACCGGCTGGGAGAAATCCCGCCAGGTGCGCTGGATCGCGCTGGGCATCGTCGGCGGCTACGTGCCCTTCGCGCTGCTCTATGGCGCCCCCCGCTGGCTCGGCTTCGGCGGCGGCGAATCGCAGCTCCTGAACACCGCGGCGGTGGCGCCCCTGGCGCTGGTGCCGATCACCTTCGCCTGGGCGATCCTGCGCTACAAGCTGTGGGATATCGATGTCATCGTGAGGAACGCCATCTCGGCGACCCTCACGCTGATGTTCGGCGCCCTCGGGTTCGCCCTCGCCAATCTGGCGATCAGCCGGGGCCTGCCGGAGGGCATGGCAACGGCGCGCAATCTCGCCTCCTTCGCCACCGGCCTGACCATCGCCGGCCTGATGCTGCCGGCCCGCCGCGGCATCGCCCTCGGCTTGGAGCGCCTGCAGTACCGGCAGAGCTGGGGCAAGCGCAAGGCCCTGACGGAGCACGCCCACGAATTGCTCCACGAGCGCGACCTGGGGCAGCTCTGCGCCAACCTCCTCGCCCGGCTGGAAGACGCCATCGAGCTGGAACGGGTGAACCTGTACCTCGACCGCGGCGAGAGCTTGGCGCTGCTCAGGGCCGAGGCCGGCGCACCGCCGGAGCTGCCCGCCAACGCCCTCGGCGAGGAGCTGTGGAGCCGCGAGGTCGAGTCCCTTTCCGGCGTCGCCCTGCCGGGCGGCGACCAGCCGGTGGCGCAGCGCCTGTACCAGGCGGGCTACCGCTACGTCTTTCCGCTGACCGTCTCCGGCCAGCGGGTGGGCTTGGCGGTGGCCGGCTATCGCACCGATCAGCGACCCTTGAACAGCGACGACCTCGACCTCATTCGCCAGCTCCTCGACCAAACCGCCCTGGCGATCGAGAACGCTCACCTGATCGAGCGGGTGCAGGAGCAACTCGCCGAGGTCAGCGCGCTCCAGAGCTACACCGAGGGCATCGTCGAATCGTCGCCGGCGGGCATCGTGGTGCTCGACGGCGAGCGCATCGTGTCCGCCAACGGCGCCTTCGCGGCGATGGTCGGCCGGGATCGCGACCTGCTGCGGGATGTGCCCATCGCCGAGGTCGTGCCGGTGCGGCCGCTGCCGACGCCGGCGGATGGCCAGATCGAAGTCTCCTACTGCGAAGCGGACGGCACCGAGCGCCACCTGCGCCTGTCGACGGCGGAATTCCGGACCGGCGAGGCGGCCCCGGTGGACGAGGAGGCGCTCACCGGTGAGGCGGAACCGCTCGTGATCCTGATGGTGCACGACGTCAGCGAGCGGGTGGCCCTGGAGGCGGCGCTCCGCGACAAAGACCGCCTGGCCGCCCTGGGCGCCCTCGCCGCCGGTGTGGCCCACGAGGTCAACACCCCGATCACCGGCATTTCGAGCTACGCCCAGATGCTCTTGGCGGACCTCGACGATTCGGATCCCAACTATGCGATCCTCAAAAAAGTCGAGAAGCAAACCTTCCGGGCGTCACAGATCGTCAACAGCCTGCTGGAGTTTGCCCGCAACCGCGAGCAGGAGCTGGTGCCGGTGGATCTCGCCGCCCTGGTGGACGACTCCCTGGATCTGCTGCGGCCGCGGCTGGTGAAGCACAGCGTGCGGACGGGCTGGCAGCGGCCGGAGGGCGAGATTCTGGTTCCCGGCAACGAGGGCGAGTTGCAGCAGGTGTTGACCAATCTGGTGATCAACGCCAGCGACGCCTTCAACGGCCAGGGCGGGAACCTATCCCTGACCCTGGAGCCGCGAGGTGAGCGCGTATTGCTGACCGTCGAGGACGACGGACCGGGCATTCCGCCGGCCCAGCTCGCACGTATTTTCGAGCCCTTCTTCACCACCAAGGTCGGCCGCGGAGGCACCGGCCTGGGGCTTGCGATCAGCTATGAAATCATCCAGCGCCACGGTGGAGATTTGAAAGCCGCCAGCGTTGCCGGCCAGGGCAGCCGCTTTACCATCGAGCTGCCCGTTCTGAGAGACCTACCCGAGACTGCATGAATATTCTGGTTGTCGACGACGAGGAGGTCCTCCAGGACGTTCTCTCGGCGTTGATCCGAAAAGAGGGCCACACCACCTTCACCGCCCGGAGCGGCGAGGAAGGCTTGGCGGTGCTGCGCCGGGAGGAAATCGACCTGGTGATCCTCGACCTCATGCTGCCGGGCATGTCCGGCCACGAGGTGCTGCACCAGATCCGCGAGAGCGATCCGGACCAGGTGGTGGTGGTGATCACCGCTTTCTCATCGATCGAAGGCGCCATCGAAGCGATGAAAAACGGCGCCTTCCACTACATCCCCAAGCCCTTCAAGAACGACGAAGTGCTGCTCACCCTGCGCAAGGGCCTGGAGCAACGCCGCCTGGCCGCCGAGAATCGCGACCTGAAGGATCAGCTCAAGCAGCGCTACGGCTTCGACAAGATCATCGGCAAGTCCAAGCCGATGCAGCAGGTATTCGAGATGATCCGCCTGGCGGCGCCGTCCAAATCGAACATCCTGATTCTGGGCGAGAGCGGCACCGGCAAGGAGCTGGTAGCCAAGGCAATCCATCATCACTCCCGGCGCTCCGGCGGCCCCTTCGTGACGGTGAATTCCGGCTCGATGCCTTCGGACCTGCTGGAGAGCAACCTCTTCGGCCACGTCAAAGGCGCCTTCACCGGCGCCATCTCGAACAAGAAGGGCCTCTTTGAAACCGCCGCCGACGGCTCGATCTTCTTCGACGAGATCGGCAACATCCCCCTCGAAACGCAGGCCAAGCTGCTGAGGGTGATCCAGGAGAAAGAATTCATGCGCCTCGGCGGTGTGGACACCATCACCGCCGACGTGCGGATCATCGCGGCGACCAACGCCGACCTCGAAGAGCAGGTGCAACAGGGCGCCTTCCGGGAGGATCTGTACTACCGCCTGCATGTGATCACGTTGAACCTACCGCCACTGCGCAAGCGCTCCGAGGACATTCCGCTCCTCGCCCGGCACTTCCTCGAGGAGTACGCCCGGGAGAACGAGAAGATACTGGAGGACATCTCGCCGGCAGCGATGGAATTGCTGATGGACCACCACTGGCAAGGCAACGTGCGGGAACTCGAAAACGTCATCGAGCGCGCCGTGGTGCTCTCCACCGGTAAGGTGCTCGACGTCGACTTACTGCCGATGTCGGTACGCCAGCCGAGCGCTCTAGCCACCCCCGCCGCCGCCCTGCCGGCGCAGGGCGTGTCCCTCAAGGAAGCAGTAGGCGAGTACGAACGGCAGCTCATCATCAAGGCCCTGCAGATCACCGGCGGCGTTCAGAAGCGGGCGGCGGAAATGCTGCAGGTCAAGCCCACCACCCTGCACGAGATGATGAAGCGTCTGAGCATCTCCGCCGACAGTGTCGCGGCCGGCTAGAAGTGCCGCTGAACAAAGCACTTCGTTCATGATTCCAGCGGCACTTCTAACTGTTTCTTTCCAGGGGACAGAGCGCCCCCTCGCCCGAACAGATCGTTCGGGCTCACCCCATCCACGGCGGCTCGGCCGCCCGCTCCGCCGGGGGCGCCATAGCCTTCGGGCTCGGTCCCGTGCAGTTTCCTCTGGGGCTCGTCAGACCAGAACTCGCCTGCTCGTCGTCTTGGCGCTCGCCTTCTGGTTACTGCCAGCGGCAGTGGCGCAGCAGCCGGAAGCGGCCTGGCTCTCCGAGCGCACCGACGGAGCCGCCCTCGCCCTGCCGGCGCTCGATCCGGAGATCCCTCATCCGGCGGCCCACCTCGGCTACCGCCTGGGCGAACGTTTCACCCGCGGCGACGAGATTCGCGGCTACTTCGAAGCCCTGGCAACCGCCTCGGACCGGGTTTCCCTGCGCGAATACGGACGCACCTACGAGGACCGCCCGCTGACCCTGGCGGTGATCACCAGCCCCACTCACCAGAAGCGCCTGGAGGCGATCCGCGGCCGCCAGGCGATGCTCGCCGATCCGGAAGACATCCGGGCCGCCGAACGTCAGGCGCTGATCGACGAACAGCCGGCGGTGGTTTGGCTGACCTACGGCATCCACGGCGACGAATCGTCGTCGAGCGAAGCGGCGATGGCGACGGCCTACCTGCTCACCGCCGGCGGCGACGACGTCTCCGAGCTGCTCGAAGACTTGGTGGTGGTGATCGATCCCAACGCCAATCCCGACGGCCGCGCCCGCTACGTGGGTGACTTCGAGCAACGCCGTGGCCGGCGGACGTCGAGCGATCCACTCGCCGCCGAGCACCGCGAAAACTGGCCCGGCGGGCGCTTCAACCACTACCTGATCGATCTCAATCGCGACTGGAGTTGGGCAACCCAGGTGGAAACCCGCCAGCGCCTCACCGCCTATCGCGCCTGGGAGCCACTGGTGCATGTGGACCTGCACGAGATGGACGCCGAATCGAGCTATTTCTTTCCGCCGGTGGCGGCGCCCATGAACCCGGCGATCGACCGGCGGGTGGAGGAATGGCTGGGGGTGTTCGGCGCCGCCAACGCCCGCGCCTTCGACGCTCGGAGTTGGCTTTACTTCAAGGCCGAAGACTTCGATCTGTTTTACCCCGGCTACGGCGACTCCTACCCGAGCCTGCGCGGCGCCGTGGGGATGACCTACGAGATGGCCGGCGGCGAAGAAGCGGGCCTGGCGGTGGTGCGACCGGACGGCACCGAATTGCGCCTGGCGGACCGCATTGCCCGCCACCTGACCACCTCCTGGACGACGTTGCGGACCGCCGCCTCTCAGCGCGCTCGCTTGCTCGAAGATTTCGTCGCCGGCCGCCTCGACACCTTGCGCCAGCCGCCGACCACCTACCTGTGGCCGGCGGATGCCCCGGAAGGCCACGCCATGGCCCGGTTGCTGACCTTTCACGGGGTGCGGATCGACCGTCTCGCCCGCCGGCAGGAACTGGCCGTGCGCCGGGTCGGCGACGGGCGCTCCGGTGAGCGGCGCTTTCGGGCCGGCAGTTACGCGGTGACCACGGCGCAACCGCTGGGCAATCTGGTGCGCACCCTGCTCGATGCCCGCACCCCACTACCGCCGGCCTTCGTCGATCGTCAGCGGCAAAAACTCAATCGGCTGCAGGAGCCGGACTTCTACGACATCACCGCCTGGTCGCTCCCCCTCGCCTATGGCGTGCCGACCTGGACCTTCGCCGGCACGCTGGAGGATCTCTCCGCGGCCGAGTTCTCCTCCCCCGTTGGCGCCTTGGAGGGCAAGGGCCGGGTGGGCTACTTGGTCCCCTGGAGCGGCGTGGCCGGCTACCGAGCCGCCGGTCGTCTACAGGAAGAGGGCATCGCCTATCGACTGGTGCTGGCGGATCTGGAGGTGGAAGGGCATGTCTACACCGCCGGCAGTCTGTTCGTGCCGGCCGAGAATGAAGATGCCCCGGACTCCCTGGCCGAAAGCATGGCGCGAATCGCAGAAGAGTGCGGCGTGGTGATCCGCCGCGTCGGCACGTCGTTCTCGACGGACGGCATCTCCCTAGGCTCGGATCAGGCGCCGCGGGTGCGCCCGGCGCGCATCGGCCTGATCGGCGGTCCGGGTTTCGAAGCGCTGTCCTTCGGCAGCCTGTGGCACCTGCTCGACCGGGTGGTGGAAGCCCCCGTCACCCGCCTGGAAAGCCGTGACCTGCGCGGCCCGATGCTCGACGCCTTCCAAGTGATCATCCTGCCGGACGGACACTTCCGGGCCGATGGCCGGGGCGCCCTGCCCAAGCGGGCGGGCGATGCGCTGGAGCGCTGGACCCGGACGGGCGGATTACTGATCGCCGTCGGCGAGGCGGTGGAGTGGCTACGGGCGCGCAATCTCACGACCATCGACGAGCGCCCGTACCGCAGCGAAGACGGGGCCCCGCGGCCGGAAGTGCCGGGGGCCGCCCTGGCGACGGAGCTGTATCGCGACAGTCCCCTGGCGGCAGGCCTCAAGGGATCACCGGCAGTGCTTTTCCGGGACGCCAAAATCCTCGCGCCGCTCTCCGACCGACGCGAGAACCTGCTGCGCGTCGCGGATTCTCTGCCGGTGACCGCCGGCCTGGTGTGGGACGAAACCCTGAGGGATCTACCCGGCGCCCTGCTGGTCGCCAGCGAAACCGTCGGCCGCGGGCGCACGGTGGTGTTCGCCCAGGATCCGGCGTTTCGGGTGTACTGGCGGGCGACCATGCCGCTGTTCCTGAACGCGGCCCTGCACGGCCCGACCTGGGGTGTCGAGCGATAGAGAATCCAGGACCTGCAGGGGAGAAGTTCTCAACGAACCTTGGAGAGAGAGCCCGAGGGGCCTTCGGCCTCTCTCTCCAAGGCCGGGGCACGATGCCCCACAAAGGTCTTATTCGTGCGTCGCTGAGTATTGGATGACCCAAAGCGGGAATTTCGGGGCCCAAGTCGACGGTTGAAAGACTCGCCCCGGCAGATCTTGCCAAAGGGCCACGGATCGGCTAGCGTTGACGATTCGCGCAGCACGGCCGGACCGGCCCAAACGGAAGAGCCGCGCGGTACTTTCAGTCAATCATCCGGCCCCAGCTATTTTTCGGAGTCATTTTTCGGAAGGACCCGTATCGTGAAAACCGACATCCATCCCACGCTCCACAAGGTCACCGTCACCTGCGCCTGCGGCAACTCCTTCGAGACCCACTCGACCAAGGAAGAGCTGCGCCTCGAGATCTGTAGCGCCTGCCACCCGTTCTTCACCGGCAAGCAGAAGCTGGTGGACTCGGCGGGCCGCGTCGAGCGCTTCCAGCGCCGCTACGGCAACCGCGACAAAGCGGCTTCCTGACCTCGCGGTCGGCAGGGGGTTCGGCTTGCTCCAGGCGAGTGAGCGGACCTCCTCCACGAAGCCTTCCTTTGCTCATTCCCCGGCGGCCTTCCGCCGCCGGACGGCTCCCACCGGTAGACCCAGGCCATGCTCGAAAAACTCGCGCACATCGAAGACTCCCACCAGGAGCTGACCCGCAAGCTGGCGGATCCTGAGGTGCTGGGCAATCCCAAGGAGTACACCGAAGCCTCCAAAGCCCTGGCCGAGATCGGTCCGGTGGTGGAGCTCTATCGGCAGTACAAAGAGGTGCGGCAGCAGCTCGAAGAGACCCGCGAGATGCTCGAATCCCTCGACAAGGGCGACGAGCTCTACACCATGGCGCAGGAGGAGAAGGAGAGCCTCACGACGCGGCAGGGCGAGCTGGAAGGCAAGCTCCAGGTAGAACTGATTCCGAAGGATCCCAACGACCACCGCAACGTGGTGTTGGAGATCCGCGCCGGCACCGGTGGCGACGAGGCGACGCTCTTTGCCTCGGAGCTGTACCGCATGTACGGCCGCTATGCCGAGGAGCACCGTTGGAAGATCGACGTGATCGATCTGTCCGAGTCGTCCGTCGGCGGCATCAAGGAAATCTCGGCCATCGTCGAAGGACGCGGCGCCTACAGCCGCCTCAAGTACGAGGCCGGGGTGCACCGGGTGCAGCGGGTACCGCAGACGGAAACCTCCGGCCGTATCCACACCTCGGCGGTGACCGTGGCGGTGCTGCCGGAAGCCGAGGACGTGGAGATCGACGTCGCCGAAAGCGACCTGCGGGTGGACCGTTTCTGCGCCTCCGGCCCTGGCGGCCAGGGGGTGAACACCACCTACTCGGCGGTGCGCCTCACCCACCTGCCCACCGGCCTGGTGGTGTCCTGCCAGGACGAACGCAGCCAGATCAAGAACAAGGCCAAGGCCCTGCGGGTCTTGAAAGCCCGGCTGCTCGAACTGGAGCAGGAAAAGGCCAATTCGGAACTGGCCGAAGAGCGGCGGCAGATGGTGGGAAGCGGCGACCGCTCCGAGAAGATCCGCACCTACAACTTCAAAGAGAACCGGGTGACGGACCACCGCATCGGCCTCACCCTGCACCAGCTACCGGCGGTGCTCGAAGGGGATATCGACCCGTTGATCGATCCGCTGATCAACCACTACCAGGCGGAGCGCATGGAGCGCGAAGCCCGCTCCTGAGCCGGCCGCAGTACCCAGCCGGCTCAGTCGACTACGGCGAAGCCGGTACCCTTCAACAACAGCAGCTCGAGGCTGGCTCTGGCGGACGCGAACTCAACGAGGAGTTGCCTCGACGACGGTGAGTCGATCCCCCGAACCCCTTCGAAGCGCCAGCAATAGGGCACCGCTGACCAGCAACATCGCAGCGAGAACCGGCCATGCCCGAAGCCAACCGAATGCTCCCAACAGAAGGCCGAATGCGACCGGACCGACGGCCTTCGCGAGGGTCGTGAAGAGCTGCAGAAGGCCGTTGTTCTTGCCAAAACTGCCAGAACCGCCCCATTCGACGACGACGGCGGGTCTTAAAACCGTGCGCGCCCCGTTGGTCGCCCCAAAACCCAGCACCATCAGGACCGTGGCCCAGGTGGCGGGCCAAATCACAGGCAGCAGAAGCGCCACGGCCGTCAGCGGAAATGTCGCCCACAGGAGCACCAGCGCCGGAACTCCGGTGCCCGCCGCGGTGGCGAGCCGACCTCCGATCTTCGCTGCTCCGGCGAGGCCCGCGATACCCGCTGCTGTTTGCAGAGATTCGCCTCGCTCGTGAATGAACACCACCAAGTGAACGTTCACCACGACGCTTACCGCGTCGGCGATCATCAAGGCCAGCGCAAAGGTGCCGAAGCCAGGGATTCGTTCCTGGACCTGCG is a genomic window of Acidobacteriota bacterium containing:
- a CDS encoding M14 family zinc carboxypeptidase gives rise to the protein MALAFWLLPAAVAQQPEAAWLSERTDGAALALPALDPEIPHPAAHLGYRLGERFTRGDEIRGYFEALATASDRVSLREYGRTYEDRPLTLAVITSPTHQKRLEAIRGRQAMLADPEDIRAAERQALIDEQPAVVWLTYGIHGDESSSSEAAMATAYLLTAGGDDVSELLEDLVVVIDPNANPDGRARYVGDFEQRRGRRTSSDPLAAEHRENWPGGRFNHYLIDLNRDWSWATQVETRQRLTAYRAWEPLVHVDLHEMDAESSYFFPPVAAPMNPAIDRRVEEWLGVFGAANARAFDARSWLYFKAEDFDLFYPGYGDSYPSLRGAVGMTYEMAGGEEAGLAVVRPDGTELRLADRIARHLTTSWTTLRTAASQRARLLEDFVAGRLDTLRQPPTTYLWPADAPEGHAMARLLTFHGVRIDRLARRQELAVRRVGDGRSGERRFRAGSYAVTTAQPLGNLVRTLLDARTPLPPAFVDRQRQKLNRLQEPDFYDITAWSLPLAYGVPTWTFAGTLEDLSAAEFSSPVGALEGKGRVGYLVPWSGVAGYRAAGRLQEEGIAYRLVLADLEVEGHVYTAGSLFVPAENEDAPDSLAESMARIAEECGVVIRRVGTSFSTDGISLGSDQAPRVRPARIGLIGGPGFEALSFGSLWHLLDRVVEAPVTRLESRDLRGPMLDAFQVIILPDGHFRADGRGALPKRAGDALERWTRTGGLLIAVGEAVEWLRARNLTTIDERPYRSEDGAPRPEVPGAALATELYRDSPLAAGLKGSPAVLFRDAKILAPLSDRRENLLRVADSLPVTAGLVWDETLRDLPGALLVASETVGRGRTVVFAQDPAFRVYWRATMPLFLNAALHGPTWGVER
- the rpmE gene encoding 50S ribosomal protein L31; this translates as MKTDIHPTLHKVTVTCACGNSFETHSTKEELRLEICSACHPFFTGKQKLVDSAGRVERFQRRYGNRDKAAS
- the prfA gene encoding peptide chain release factor 1, yielding MLEKLAHIEDSHQELTRKLADPEVLGNPKEYTEASKALAEIGPVVELYRQYKEVRQQLEETREMLESLDKGDELYTMAQEEKESLTTRQGELEGKLQVELIPKDPNDHRNVVLEIRAGTGGDEATLFASELYRMYGRYAEEHRWKIDVIDLSESSVGGIKEISAIVEGRGAYSRLKYEAGVHRVQRVPQTETSGRIHTSAVTVAVLPEAEDVEIDVAESDLRVDRFCASGPGGQGVNTTYSAVRLTHLPTGLVVSCQDERSQIKNKAKALRVLKARLLELEQEKANSELAEERRQMVGSGDRSEKIRTYNFKENRVTDHRIGLTLHQLPAVLEGDIDPLIDPLINHYQAERMEREARS